TTCAGAACAATTGAAGGAAGCTATTGAAGCACTTGAGCAAAAAACACAAGACATCTTCGGGGCAAATCCGTTCGATGTAGCCATAGATGATACAAATACACTGATTGCCCGTGTGACAGGGCCAGTAGGGATATCCATTGATGCGAGCGGGCTATTCTCCTCCGCCGATGTATCCTTGCTGATCGCTACGGTTGTACTGGTATTAGTACTGTTGCTGTTGATCTACCGCTCGCCTGTACTGGCAATTATTCCGATCATTGCCGTTGGTTTCGCGTATATGGTGACAAGCCCGATTCTGGGATTCATGGCGGATAAGGGCTGGATTACGGTAGACGCACAGTCGATCTCAATCATGACCGTGTTGTTATTTGGAGCAGGAACGGATTACTGTCTGTTTATGATCTCCAGATACCGCCAAATTCTCTATCATGAGCCGGACAAAAAGAAAGCCATTTTCCAGGCAATTACCGGATCTTCCGGCGCTATTGCCATGAGTGGATTCACGGTCGTTGCAGCACTACTCGTGTTGTTGCTGGCTGAATATGGTGCATATCATCGCTTTGCCGTACCATTCAGTCTGTCCATCTTTATCATGTTTATTGCAAGTCTGACACTGGTTCCGGCGCTTCTGGCGATCTTCGGTCGGGGTTCATTCTATCCGTTCGTACCACGTACACATGAGATGGAAGTGGAGCGTGCGAAGAAAAAAGGCAAACCGGTTCCTGCCCCGCGCAAAGTGAAGGAAAGCTGGATTGGCCGTGTTGTAGTAACAAAGCCATGGACCGTTCTTGCAATTACGTTGGTATTGCTGGGAGGACTGGCGGCATTCTCTACTCAGGTTAAATTCACGTATGATCTATTGTCTTCCTTCCCGGAGGATGTGCCTTCCCGCGAAGGTTTCACCGTCATCGGCGAACAATTCTCCCAAGGTGAGCTGGCTCCAGTGAAAGTGATCGTTGATGCCGAAGGCAAAGAAACTGATCTGAGGCAGCGTCTCGAATCGCTGGATTACATTAGCAAAGTAGGCGATGCTCAGCAGGGTGCCGAGAATGCCAACATTACCGCCTTTGACGTGGAATTCAATCTGAATCCATATTCCATGGAAGCAATGCAGCATATCCCGGATCTGCGGGCTACTGCCGAACAGGCGCTTCAAGATGCTGGTGTAGCTAATGTGGACAGTCAGGTCTGGATCGATGGTCAGACGGCTGAACAGTATGACATTGAAGTAACCGGAGAACGGGATGCCAAGATCATTATTCCAGTGGTCATCGGCATGATTACCTTGTTATTACTATTATATCTGCGTTCAGTTGTAGCTACGGCGTATCTGATTGCAACGGTTGTTCTGTCGTATTTCTCTGCACTGGGTCTGGGTTGGATCATCATTCACTACGGACTTGGCGCAGATGCCATTCAGGGAGCGATTCCGCTGTATTCCTTCGTATTCCTCGTGGCACTGGGTGAAGACTACAACATCTTCATGATCTCTAGCATCTGGCAGAAACGCAAAACGATGCCACTTCGTCAAGCAATTAGAGAAGGTGTTGGCGAGACAAGTTCGGTTATTACATCTGCAGGTCTGATCTTGGCAGGAACATTTGCGGTACTTGCTACATTACCAATTCAGGTTTTGGTGCAGTTTGGTATTATCACAGCCGTTGGTGTGATGTTGGATACTTTCCTGGTTCGTCCGTTCATGGTACCAGCTATCACCGTATTGCTGGGCAAATGGGCCTTCTGGCCAGGCAAGTATGTGCCGATTGCAGAGAAGGATGAGGAGAAACAAAACCAGTCCATGTAATGCATGGATTGGGTGAGATGGATGGCAGGGCTTCAAGCCTGCTGTCCATTTTTTTATTTTCTGAACGATATTGGCCTCTACCAGTTGTCCTCCTGAGATGGAATGGTGGAACTGTAAAATATCCGCAGGATGAGGCGTGATCCTTGTTTTCTTTGCATGGGGAAGGTTTACGTAGCCAAGGGTTATGGGACATAATAGAGAGAGCGTCGGCCTTGGGCAGACGGATGATCAACATCAATGGGACAACCAGGGGAAGGATGAAAGCAAGCATGACGAACCAACTTAATGTGTATTTTAACCATGACGGCGGCGTGGATGACCTCGTATCGCTGTTCATGCTTCTGCAAATGGACAATGTACATGTAACCGGCGTATCGGTTATTCCGGCAGACGGATATCTGGAGCCAGCAACAGATGCCAGCCGTAAAATTATCGATCGTTTCGGTACATATTCCGTAGAGGTATCCAAATCCAACTCCAGAGGGAAAAATCCATTTCCTGCGGCGTGGAGACTGCATTCCTTCTATGTAGATGCACTTCCTGTACTGAATGAATCCGGCAAAATGGAAGCACCACTCTCTGCCGTTCCGGCACACCAGCATCTAATCGAGAAAGTGCGCAATACCGAAGGCAAAACGTTGCTCCTGTTCACAGGCCCACTGACTGACCTTGCGCGTGCACTGGACGAAGCACCAGACATTGAAGAGAAAATCGACAAGCTGGTATGGATGGGTGGTACATTCGAGCGTGGTAACGTAGAAGAGCCTGAGCATGATGGCACAGCAGAGTGGAACGTATTCTGGGACCCGGAAGCGGCTTACCGTGTGTGGCAGAGTGGCATCCAGATCGATCTGGTTGCACTGGAAAGCACCAACAAAGTACCTCTGACTCCAGCCGTTCGTAACCGCTGGGCAGCAGAGCGTCGCTTCGAAGGCGTTGATT
The nucleotide sequence above comes from Paenibacillus sp. W2I17. Encoded proteins:
- a CDS encoding MMPL family transporter yields the protein MQEGSGYGRWVAGKRSKWITLLVWIIIAVVLGMVWPAVGDRETNNAQDLSESKPSVQAAALAEKEFPGGEGLPALIVWRQAGGLTDEQIQNIQALTERLDQDPVEQQQSVVPLYQLPPQALKGQLSEDGSTLVMPLFFNEGADSEQLKEAIEALEQKTQDIFGANPFDVAIDDTNTLIARVTGPVGISIDASGLFSSADVSLLIATVVLVLVLLLLIYRSPVLAIIPIIAVGFAYMVTSPILGFMADKGWITVDAQSISIMTVLLFGAGTDYCLFMISRYRQILYHEPDKKKAIFQAITGSSGAIAMSGFTVVAALLVLLLAEYGAYHRFAVPFSLSIFIMFIASLTLVPALLAIFGRGSFYPFVPRTHEMEVERAKKKGKPVPAPRKVKESWIGRVVVTKPWTVLAITLVLLGGLAAFSTQVKFTYDLLSSFPEDVPSREGFTVIGEQFSQGELAPVKVIVDAEGKETDLRQRLESLDYISKVGDAQQGAENANITAFDVEFNLNPYSMEAMQHIPDLRATAEQALQDAGVANVDSQVWIDGQTAEQYDIEVTGERDAKIIIPVVIGMITLLLLLYLRSVVATAYLIATVVLSYFSALGLGWIIIHYGLGADAIQGAIPLYSFVFLVALGEDYNIFMISSIWQKRKTMPLRQAIREGVGETSSVITSAGLILAGTFAVLATLPIQVLVQFGIITAVGVMLDTFLVRPFMVPAITVLLGKWAFWPGKYVPIAEKDEEKQNQSM
- a CDS encoding nucleoside hydrolase, with the protein product MTNQLNVYFNHDGGVDDLVSLFMLLQMDNVHVTGVSVIPADGYLEPATDASRKIIDRFGTYSVEVSKSNSRGKNPFPAAWRLHSFYVDALPVLNESGKMEAPLSAVPAHQHLIEKVRNTEGKTLLLFTGPLTDLARALDEAPDIEEKIDKLVWMGGTFERGNVEEPEHDGTAEWNVFWDPEAAYRVWQSGIQIDLVALESTNKVPLTPAVRNRWAAERRFEGVDFLGNCYAGCPPLVYSETNSTYYLWDVLTTASVGREDIVKKKTVNCIVIPDGPSQGRTVEQADGRPVQLVYDTDPEAFFTYMTDLGKKAAPQRY